The following are encoded together in the Robertmurraya sp. FSL R5-0851 genome:
- a CDS encoding manganese-dependent inorganic pyrophosphatase gives MEKVLIFGHKNPDTDTICSAIAYAELKKALGMDVEAVRLGEVSGETQFALDTFKAEAPRLVETVAGEVNSVILVDHNERQQSVSDIDQVRVIEVIDHHRIANFETSDPLYYRCEPVGCTATILNKLYKENDVQIRPEIAGLMLSAIISDSLLFKSPTCTAEDVAAAKELAEIASVDAESYGLDMLKAGADLSDKSIQQLVSLDAKEFQMGASKVEIAQVNAVDINDVYSRQAELEETLSNIISEKGLDLFLFVVTDILTNDSTALALGNARSAVEEAYGVTLENNKAVLKGVVSRKKQIVPVLTDLFNSKM, from the coding sequence ATGGAAAAAGTTCTTATTTTTGGTCATAAAAATCCTGATACTGACACAATTTGCTCAGCGATCGCTTATGCAGAATTAAAAAAAGCTCTTGGTATGGATGTGGAAGCCGTTCGATTAGGAGAAGTGAGCGGTGAAACACAATTTGCTCTTGATACATTCAAAGCAGAAGCTCCAAGACTCGTTGAAACAGTTGCTGGTGAAGTCAACAGCGTTATCTTAGTTGACCACAACGAAAGACAACAAAGTGTAAGTGATATTGATCAAGTTCGTGTTATAGAAGTCATTGACCATCACCGTATTGCAAATTTTGAAACGAGTGACCCACTATACTACCGCTGTGAGCCTGTTGGTTGTACGGCAACTATTCTAAACAAGCTTTATAAAGAAAATGATGTTCAAATTCGCCCAGAGATTGCTGGTCTCATGCTTTCTGCCATTATCTCTGATTCATTATTATTCAAGTCCCCTACATGTACAGCTGAAGATGTAGCAGCAGCAAAAGAATTAGCTGAAATTGCTAGTGTAGATGCAGAAAGTTATGGATTGGACATGCTAAAGGCTGGCGCAGATTTAAGCGACAAATCCATTCAGCAATTGGTATCCCTTGACGCAAAGGAATTCCAAATGGGAGCTAGTAAAGTAGAAATTGCACAAGTGAATGCAGTAGATATTAACGATGTATATTCAAGACAAGCTGAATTAGAAGAAACATTATCAAACATCATTTCAGAAAAAGGTCTAGACCTGTTCTTATTTGTTGTAACAGATATCTTAACAAACGATTCAACAGCTCTTGCATTAGGAAATGCCCGTTCAGCTGTAGAAGAAGCATACGGTGTAACCTTAGAGAATAACAAAGCCGTGTTAAAAGGTGTAGTTTCACGTAAAAAACAAATCGTACCAGTCCTTACAGATCTATTCAATTCAAAAATGTAG
- the serA gene encoding phosphoglycerate dehydrogenase: MFQILVADAINEEGLSPLLDFNEGTLIQKKINDPEVELEKIDALLVRSATTVTEDLLEKMPQLKIIARAGVGVDNIDVNAATKRGIIVVNAPDGNTISTAEHTFAMMASLMRNIPQAHQSVKNLEWKRNAFIGTELYGKTLGIVGMGRIGSELAKRAKVFGMNVKVYDPFLTKERALKLGVSHGSLEEVLAEADIITVHTPLTPETKGLINEETLSQTKKGVYFLNCARGGIIDELALAKFVGNGHVAGAAIDVFEVEPPGEHPLFKYDNVIVTPHLGASTKEAQLNVATQVAKEVRMYFEGKPVQNSINLPAMSKDIFEKIKPFHQLSKQIGSILSQCMKQGVNEISITYSGTVTDLETSYLTKAVLSGFFKNRIDVNVNEVNALLAAKERGITVGEKISTNTFGYANSITVTAKAENHQFTVRGTFIDHYGPRIVYLNDFVIDFLPEGNMVYIQHMDRPGVVGRVGKILGDQEVNIATMQVGRKQAGGEAIMVLSFDKPLDDKQMATLAALEDIVSINRINL; encoded by the coding sequence ATGTTTCAAATTTTAGTAGCCGATGCAATAAATGAGGAAGGTCTTTCTCCCTTATTAGATTTTAACGAAGGCACATTAATTCAAAAAAAAATTAATGATCCAGAAGTAGAATTAGAAAAAATTGATGCGCTTTTAGTTCGAAGCGCTACAACTGTTACTGAAGATCTGCTCGAAAAAATGCCTCAATTGAAAATTATCGCACGTGCTGGTGTTGGTGTCGACAACATCGACGTAAATGCGGCTACGAAACGAGGAATCATTGTCGTCAATGCTCCAGATGGTAATACGATTTCTACAGCTGAGCATACTTTTGCCATGATGGCATCCTTAATGAGAAATATTCCACAAGCCCATCAGTCGGTTAAAAATCTTGAGTGGAAACGAAATGCCTTTATCGGAACTGAACTTTATGGAAAGACTCTCGGAATCGTTGGTATGGGTCGTATTGGTTCTGAATTAGCTAAAAGAGCAAAAGTGTTCGGCATGAATGTAAAAGTATACGATCCTTTCTTAACCAAGGAGCGTGCATTAAAGCTAGGTGTTTCTCATGGTAGTTTGGAAGAAGTATTAGCAGAAGCAGATATTATCACAGTACACACACCATTAACACCAGAAACTAAAGGACTTATTAACGAAGAAACATTAAGTCAAACGAAAAAAGGTGTATACTTTCTTAACTGTGCCCGCGGGGGAATTATCGATGAACTCGCTCTAGCGAAGTTCGTTGGCAATGGGCATGTAGCCGGAGCTGCTATCGATGTATTTGAAGTAGAACCACCTGGAGAACATCCGTTATTTAAATATGATAATGTAATCGTCACACCACACTTAGGTGCGTCCACAAAGGAAGCCCAGCTTAATGTTGCTACACAGGTAGCTAAAGAAGTTCGTATGTATTTTGAAGGCAAGCCAGTCCAAAACTCTATTAACCTACCAGCAATGTCTAAAGATATTTTTGAAAAGATCAAACCATTCCATCAGTTATCTAAGCAAATCGGATCCATTTTATCACAGTGCATGAAACAAGGAGTAAATGAAATCTCTATTACTTACTCTGGCACCGTAACAGATCTTGAAACATCTTACTTAACAAAAGCCGTTCTTTCTGGATTCTTTAAAAATAGAATAGATGTGAACGTCAATGAAGTAAATGCCTTACTAGCTGCCAAAGAAAGAGGCATTACCGTTGGTGAAAAAATATCAACGAATACTTTTGGTTATGCAAATAGCATCACAGTCACAGCTAAGGCAGAAAACCATCAGTTTACGGTAAGAGGTACCTTTATTGACCATTATGGGCCAAGAATTGTCTACTTAAATGACTTTGTAATCGACTTTTTACCTGAAGGAAATATGGTTTATATTCAACATATGGACCGCCCAGGTGTCGTTGGTAGAGTGGGTAAAATCCTTGGAGATCAAGAGGTAAATATAGCAACCATGCAAGTGGGAAGAAAGCAAGCAGGTGGAGAAGCTATCATGGTTCTATCATTTGATAAACCACTAGATGACAAACAGATGGCAACTCTAGCAGCTCTTGAAGATATAGTATCGATTAATCGAATCAATCTATAA
- a CDS encoding histidinol-phosphatase HisJ family protein, producing the protein MLTDYHNHLETGTLTLDYLKKFTDEAKAKGIGQFGISEHAYHFYQTADILQNPWVNERRYYDMKDYVNLFHEAWSHEIDVKMSIEMDYTPGKHAEMEAFIKSYDFDYVIGSIHWVDDFGIDLKEYIHEWEKRDLHEVYRNYFQQVVTLAESNLFDIVGHLDLVKIFKYIPKEEEFLLEQYDKATTALANSKTCVEISTAGLRKPIGELYPDKRLLQMCFDKKIPIVLSSDAHFPEHVGADYDQALVLAKEVGYKEIMTFSKGERKILPLG; encoded by the coding sequence ATGTTAACAGATTATCATAATCATTTGGAGACAGGGACATTAACGTTAGATTATTTAAAGAAATTTACAGATGAGGCAAAGGCCAAGGGAATCGGGCAATTTGGGATTTCTGAGCATGCTTATCATTTCTATCAAACAGCAGATATTCTTCAAAATCCATGGGTAAATGAACGTAGATACTATGACATGAAAGACTATGTGAATTTATTTCATGAGGCATGGAGTCATGAGATCGATGTAAAAATGTCGATTGAAATGGACTATACTCCTGGAAAACATGCGGAGATGGAAGCTTTTATTAAAAGCTATGATTTCGATTACGTAATTGGTTCGATTCATTGGGTAGATGACTTTGGAATTGATTTAAAGGAATATATTCATGAATGGGAAAAGCGTGATCTGCATGAAGTCTATCGAAATTACTTTCAACAGGTCGTAACATTAGCGGAGTCAAATTTATTTGATATTGTCGGTCATTTGGATTTAGTGAAAATTTTTAAATATATACCGAAGGAAGAAGAGTTTTTATTAGAGCAATATGATAAGGCGACAACAGCACTAGCGAACTCGAAAACATGTGTAGAAATTAGTACAGCTGGTTTACGTAAGCCTATCGGTGAATTGTATCCTGACAAACGATTATTGCAGATGTGCTTCGATAAAAAGATACCAATCGTATTATCATCTGATGCCCATTTTCCAGAGCATGTTGGTGCTGACTATGATCAGGCATTGGTGCTTGCAAAAGAGGTAGGATATAAAGAAATTATGACGTTCTCAAAAGGAGAGCGTAAAATACTTCCACTAGGATAA
- a CDS encoding peptidoglycan DD-metalloendopeptidase family protein: MRDYIKRFLIAGLMALCVTLLFLGGKHSQASMNISQETADWIWPADGMITDTYGTRKGSHKGIDIASSLGTPIYSVDAGVVTKSYYSGSYGHVIFVKHQNNIETVYAHLKARFVNAGDTVTAGQQLGEMGSTGDSSGVHLHFEVHLNEWTVDKRNAVNPVLALGDIKVGQEVVVQKREDDSSVLETVAKTRLYEGHGKTYVAKEESESVVLSAEKVESNITHTVKMGETLSAIAEKYNISIHAIKSANHLTSDTIVANQTLTIDESYTNKYVVQEGDTLEHIAHKTGKSVQQLKQVNQLQNDIIIPRQVLQLE, encoded by the coding sequence ATGCGAGACTACATAAAACGTTTTTTGATTGCGGGTTTAATGGCATTATGTGTCACATTGCTATTTCTCGGAGGAAAACACTCTCAAGCAAGTATGAATATTAGTCAGGAGACCGCTGACTGGATTTGGCCGGCTGATGGAATGATCACCGATACATATGGAACAAGAAAAGGGAGCCACAAAGGAATCGACATAGCATCTTCGCTAGGAACACCCATCTACTCCGTTGACGCCGGAGTTGTAACTAAATCTTACTATTCGGGTTCATATGGACATGTAATATTCGTGAAACATCAAAATAATATTGAAACGGTTTATGCTCATTTAAAAGCAAGGTTCGTAAATGCTGGAGATACGGTAACAGCAGGTCAACAGCTTGGTGAAATGGGAAGCACCGGTGACTCTTCTGGTGTTCACTTGCACTTTGAAGTTCATCTTAACGAGTGGACGGTTGATAAGAGAAATGCTGTTAATCCAGTGCTAGCATTAGGTGATATAAAAGTGGGACAAGAAGTAGTGGTACAAAAAAGGGAAGATGACTCTAGTGTATTAGAGACAGTTGCAAAAACGAGACTCTATGAAGGACACGGAAAAACTTATGTTGCCAAAGAAGAATCGGAGAGCGTTGTGTTGTCTGCGGAAAAAGTAGAATCAAACATCACTCATACAGTAAAAATGGGGGAAACACTATCGGCTATTGCAGAAAAATACAATATAAGTATTCATGCGATTAAGTCTGCCAACCATCTTACTAGCGATACGATAGTTGCGAATCAAACGCTAACAATTGACGAATCATATACAAATAAATATGTTGTTCAAGAAGGAGATACACTTGAACACATTGCTCATAAAACAGGTAAGTCTGTGCAGCAGCTAAAACAGGTGAATCAGTTACAAAATGATATAATCATACCAAGACAAGTATTGCAATTAGAATAA
- the sigX gene encoding RNA polymerase sigma factor SigX: MNSIFDELYEKYHQDVFQFLFYMVKNREQAEDLAQEVYIRVLKAYKNFEGKSSEKTWLFSIARNVAIDSFRKQKGWKQRIMEKFDWSTQQVKDMNPIPEEIAMEREEYQYIYQCLDHCTIDQRIVIIMRYIQELSIAETAEALNWTESKVKTTQHRALKVLKKEMQQLLEKEGNR, encoded by the coding sequence GTGAACTCGATTTTTGACGAGTTGTACGAGAAATATCATCAAGACGTATTTCAGTTCTTGTTTTATATGGTGAAGAATCGAGAGCAAGCTGAAGATCTTGCTCAAGAGGTATATATAAGAGTTTTGAAGGCATATAAAAACTTTGAAGGAAAAAGTAGTGAAAAGACATGGCTTTTCTCTATCGCTAGAAATGTAGCGATTGATTCATTCAGGAAGCAAAAAGGATGGAAGCAACGAATCATGGAGAAATTTGATTGGTCAACTCAGCAAGTGAAGGATATGAATCCCATTCCGGAAGAGATTGCGATGGAAAGGGAAGAATATCAGTATATTTACCAATGCTTAGATCATTGTACAATTGACCAGCGTATCGTAATTATTATGAGGTATATTCAAGAGCTTTCAATCGCCGAAACCGCAGAAGCTTTAAACTGGACTGAAAGTAAAGTGAAAACTACTCAACACCGTGCGTTAAAAGTTCTGAAAAAGGAAATGCAACAACTTTTAGAAAAGGAGGGGAATCGATGA
- a CDS encoding ATP-binding protein has protein sequence MMFWRSVVGKLWFTILLLVSFVLLILTVLLLEFFENYHINETEGNLTNLASNMAHFVEDQELEIGLQISWELLDDVTGAMVIRSEDEFFYSPDIPESLELPVSFFQKDTELSKVLEQQKMAKKIVEIPSSETQGDSSILIIGVPISNLDGEDGAVYIFQSLQALHETTESTTKFILLAAGIAIILTTIFAFFLLTRITAPLRKMREAVVEAARGKFDTKVPILTRDEIGELATAFNQMGRQLKFNMNALSQEKEQLSSILSSMADGVITFNRDGTILITNPPAERFLQHWYFTQEGKPVQAEAVPHDVMELFQWAVDMEQEQVGEFSVQGRHWVVIVSPLYNNTFIRGAVAVVRDMTEERQLDKLRKDFIANVSHELRTPISMLQGYSEAIVDDIAETTEEKKEMARVIYDESLRMGRLVNELLDLAHMEAGHIQLTNEPVEIHSYIQRIIRKFQGLAKEKEIEVLYEHDLKFSTTVFDPDRIEQVLTNLIDNAIRHTPEGGAVKVIAKIDDQNFHVEVSDSGSGISEEDLPFVFERFYKADKARTRGRSGTGLGLAIARNIIQAHKGDITVQSKLNHGTTFSFQIPRITG, from the coding sequence ATAATGTTTTGGCGTAGTGTTGTTGGGAAGCTATGGTTCACTATACTCCTACTCGTATCATTTGTGCTTTTAATTTTAACGGTATTGTTACTAGAGTTTTTTGAGAATTATCATATAAATGAAACTGAGGGCAATTTGACCAATCTTGCTTCTAATATGGCTCATTTTGTAGAGGATCAGGAATTAGAGATTGGATTGCAAATTTCATGGGAGCTACTTGACGACGTTACAGGGGCAATGGTGATAAGAAGTGAAGATGAATTCTTCTATTCTCCGGATATCCCCGAATCCTTAGAGCTGCCGGTAAGTTTCTTTCAAAAAGATACAGAATTATCAAAAGTATTAGAACAGCAGAAAATGGCAAAAAAAATAGTTGAGATTCCTTCTTCTGAAACACAAGGAGACTCAAGTATTTTAATTATTGGAGTACCGATTTCAAATCTTGACGGAGAAGACGGGGCTGTTTATATTTTTCAATCATTACAAGCCCTTCATGAAACAACTGAATCAACAACAAAGTTTATCCTCTTAGCTGCTGGCATTGCGATCATCCTAACCACTATCTTTGCTTTCTTCTTATTAACTCGTATCACAGCCCCACTACGTAAAATGAGGGAGGCTGTTGTGGAGGCGGCAAGAGGAAAGTTCGATACGAAGGTTCCTATTCTTACCAGGGATGAAATTGGAGAGCTGGCAACTGCTTTCAACCAGATGGGAAGGCAATTAAAGTTTAATATGAATGCCTTAAGTCAGGAAAAAGAACAACTGTCCAGCATATTAAGTAGTATGGCAGATGGAGTTATTACGTTTAATAGGGATGGAACAATTTTAATCACAAACCCCCCTGCTGAGCGCTTTTTGCAACACTGGTATTTTACACAAGAAGGAAAACCAGTTCAGGCAGAAGCGGTTCCACATGATGTCATGGAGCTTTTCCAATGGGCAGTTGACATGGAGCAGGAACAAGTAGGGGAATTTTCCGTTCAAGGTCGTCATTGGGTGGTCATTGTTAGTCCACTTTATAACAATACATTCATACGTGGTGCAGTGGCTGTTGTTCGTGATATGACAGAAGAGAGACAGCTTGACAAGCTAAGGAAAGATTTTATTGCGAATGTATCTCATGAGTTACGAACGCCTATTTCTATGCTTCAGGGTTATAGCGAGGCAATCGTAGATGATATTGCTGAGACAACAGAGGAAAAGAAAGAAATGGCACGAGTGATTTACGATGAATCACTAAGGATGGGTCGTCTTGTGAACGAACTGTTAGATCTTGCCCATATGGAGGCTGGACATATCCAATTAACCAATGAACCCGTTGAAATTCACTCGTATATTCAAAGGATTATACGTAAGTTTCAAGGGCTGGCAAAGGAAAAAGAAATTGAGGTACTTTACGAGCATGATCTAAAATTCTCCACTACTGTATTTGATCCAGACCGTATTGAGCAGGTTCTAACGAATCTGATTGATAATGCAATTCGACATACACCAGAAGGTGGAGCGGTTAAGGTAATAGCAAAAATCGATGATCAAAATTTCCATGTGGAAGTAAGTGACTCAGGTTCTGGAATTTCCGAAGAAGATCTCCCATTTGTGTTCGAGCGTTTTTATAAAGCAGATAAAGCAAGAACAAGAGGCAGATCTGGTACCGGTTTAGGATTGGCGATTGCAAGGAATATTATTCAAGCTCATAAAGGTGATATAACGGTACAAAGCAAACTTAACCATGGTACGACATTTAGCTTTCAAATTCCTCGAATAACTGGATAA
- a CDS encoding response regulator transcription factor, protein MEKEVKILVVDDEERIRRLLKMYLERENYMIDEAEDGNEALTKAVSNDYDVILLDLMMPGKDGIEVCRELREKKATPVIMLTAKGEEVNRVQGFEVGTDDYIVKPFSPREVVLRVKALLRRSSSTSYLHTETTAKDVIVFPHLTIDNDAHRVLADGKEVSLTPKEYELLYFLAKSPDKVFDREQLLKEVWHYEFFGDLRTVDTHVKRLREKLNKVSEQAARMIVTVWGVGYKFEVVNE, encoded by the coding sequence ATGGAAAAGGAAGTTAAGATTCTAGTTGTAGATGATGAGGAAAGAATTCGCCGTTTATTGAAAATGTATTTAGAGCGTGAAAATTATATGATTGATGAAGCGGAAGATGGAAATGAAGCATTGACGAAGGCGGTAAGCAATGACTATGATGTGATTCTTTTAGACTTAATGATGCCTGGTAAGGATGGAATTGAGGTTTGTCGTGAACTTCGTGAAAAAAAGGCAACACCTGTTATTATGCTTACAGCTAAAGGAGAAGAAGTAAACCGCGTTCAGGGATTTGAAGTAGGAACAGACGATTATATTGTCAAGCCGTTTAGCCCAAGAGAAGTGGTATTACGTGTAAAAGCACTACTCCGTCGTTCTTCAAGCACGAGTTATTTACACACAGAAACAACGGCTAAAGATGTGATTGTTTTCCCTCATTTGACCATTGATAATGATGCACACCGTGTTTTAGCAGATGGAAAAGAAGTGAGCCTTACACCAAAAGAGTATGAGTTATTATATTTCTTAGCTAAATCTCCAGATAAGGTGTTTGACCGAGAACAATTGCTGAAAGAGGTTTGGCATTATGAGTTTTTCGGAGACTTACGAACTGTTGACACCCATGTAAAACGTTTGCGAGAGAAGTTAAACAAAGTATCTGAGCAAGCGGCTAGAATGATTGTTACTGTATGGGGTGTTGGCTATAAGTTCGAAGTAGTCAATGAATAA
- the ccsB gene encoding c-type cytochrome biogenesis protein CcsB — protein MITLSENLLYIAFILYLLSIPFFGGAIKQKKNLDHQQNSGKWATFGIVISIIGFAAQLGFFFTRWSIAGHAPVSNLFEFTTFFGMCLVGAFIIIYFIYKTPLLGLFTMPIALLVIAFASMFPTDISPLIPALQSDWLHIHVTTVALGEAILAVSFGAALIYLVKVIDQTKKSKSTTWLEVVMYGLIATLGFVIVVSAFSFADYKAEFNWVDKNDNEAKVEYHLPALVGPNQGELLTDGKMEPLVSVPGIINAKKLNTVIWSFGAGILLYGLFRLVLRKRIGAALKPFTKNINLDLVDEISYRSVLIGFPVFTLGGLIFAMIWAQIAWTRFWGWDPKEVWALITWLFYAAFLHLRLSKGWHGERSAWLAVIGFIIIMFNLVAVNLVIAGLHSYAGS, from the coding sequence TTGATCACTCTAAGTGAGAATCTATTATATATTGCGTTTATACTTTACTTACTTTCTATTCCGTTTTTTGGAGGAGCAATAAAGCAAAAGAAAAACTTAGATCATCAACAAAATAGTGGCAAGTGGGCCACTTTTGGGATCGTTATTTCCATTATTGGATTTGCTGCACAGCTCGGTTTCTTTTTTACAAGATGGTCAATTGCCGGACATGCTCCAGTGAGTAATCTATTTGAATTTACGACTTTTTTTGGAATGTGTTTAGTTGGTGCTTTTATCATTATCTATTTTATCTATAAGACACCTTTATTAGGATTATTTACAATGCCAATTGCCTTATTGGTGATTGCTTTTGCTAGTATGTTCCCAACAGATATTTCTCCACTAATTCCGGCTTTACAGAGTGATTGGCTTCATATACATGTAACAACTGTAGCATTAGGTGAAGCTATTCTAGCCGTTAGCTTTGGAGCGGCATTAATATATTTAGTAAAAGTGATTGATCAAACAAAAAAGAGTAAAAGTACTACCTGGTTAGAGGTTGTTATGTATGGATTAATCGCTACATTGGGATTTGTCATCGTGGTATCAGCATTTTCCTTTGCTGATTATAAAGCAGAATTTAATTGGGTTGATAAAAATGACAATGAAGCAAAAGTTGAGTACCATTTGCCAGCTCTAGTTGGTCCAAATCAAGGAGAACTTCTAACCGACGGGAAAATGGAACCACTTGTTTCAGTACCTGGTATTATCAATGCGAAAAAACTAAATACGGTTATTTGGTCATTTGGTGCGGGTATCCTCCTATATGGTCTTTTTCGCTTAGTCTTAAGAAAAAGAATTGGGGCAGCATTGAAACCATTTACAAAAAATATTAATCTAGACTTAGTAGATGAAATCAGCTACCGTTCAGTGTTAATCGGTTTTCCAGTGTTTACATTAGGTGGACTTATTTTTGCAATGATCTGGGCACAAATCGCTTGGACCCGTTTTTGGGGCTGGGATCCTAAAGAGGTTTGGGCACTTATTACTTGGCTTTTTTATGCAGCATTTTTACATCTTCGCCTCTCTAAAGGATGGCATGGGGAAAGATCTGCGTGGTTAGCTGTTATTGGCTTTATTATTATTATGTTTAATTTAGTTGCTGTCAACCTTGTGATTGCAGGGCTTCATTCTTACGCAGGATCCTAA
- the resB gene encoding cytochrome c biogenesis protein ResB: MNQVKCDCGHVNPHGTILCEACGKIIEDGTQITAEPVIDMRYEGSARRSQTYNKSMIDKVWNFFSSVKVGVWLIIVTLIASSLGTILPQEMYIPNIMPVADYYEDQYGWFGRLYYDLGFHNLYSSWWYLLLIAAIGVSLVICSLDRVVPLYRALKKQRVIRHESFLQRQRIFGTTSMAVSKDSYELVKEQLKKKHYNIREDEGNILAEKGRFSRWGPYVNHVGLIIFLIGSMLRFVPGMYIDEILWLREGETKVIPETGGQYYLKNVDFKLEVYDKETDNEAFSDALDSAGMVAKNYQSDVILYKTKGNTVAGEEPELEEVESSSIRVNEPLKFEKFALYQVNYKLDELSKMSFLLTNKTSGETFGDITINLNDPEKMYELDNGYSVELMSYFPDFEFGEDGNPTTKSRVPNNPAFVFKMYSPEKPEGEVSFVAIQQTIEPLGDNEYKMAFNGIETKDVTGLTVRKDLTLWIIGLGGLIFMIGVIQGAYWNHRRIWIQRKGDEVWVAAHTNKNWFGLKREIQLVLTGTEIKEPMDQLKDNQVDEGETD; the protein is encoded by the coding sequence ATGAATCAAGTTAAATGCGATTGTGGTCATGTTAATCCACATGGCACGATCCTCTGTGAGGCATGTGGGAAAATCATAGAGGATGGAACTCAAATTACAGCAGAACCGGTAATAGACATGCGGTACGAAGGAAGTGCAAGAAGGTCTCAAACATATAATAAATCAATGATTGATAAGGTTTGGAACTTTTTCTCATCGGTAAAAGTAGGAGTATGGCTGATTATTGTTACACTTATTGCCTCTTCGTTAGGAACCATTTTACCTCAAGAGATGTATATTCCAAATATTATGCCTGTCGCTGATTATTATGAGGACCAATACGGTTGGTTTGGTAGATTGTATTATGATCTTGGATTTCATAATTTATATAGCTCATGGTGGTATCTATTATTAATTGCAGCGATCGGGGTTTCACTGGTTATTTGTAGTCTTGATCGCGTGGTGCCCTTATATAGAGCATTAAAGAAACAAAGAGTCATTCGACATGAGAGCTTTTTGCAAAGACAAAGAATTTTTGGAACGACCAGCATGGCAGTAAGTAAAGATTCCTATGAATTAGTGAAAGAACAATTAAAAAAGAAACACTATAACATCCGTGAAGATGAAGGGAATATTTTAGCTGAAAAAGGCCGTTTCTCTAGATGGGGTCCTTATGTGAATCATGTAGGCTTAATCATCTTTCTCATTGGTAGTATGCTCCGGTTTGTTCCAGGAATGTACATTGATGAAATTCTTTGGCTCCGAGAAGGCGAAACAAAAGTGATTCCCGAGACAGGTGGACAATATTACCTAAAGAATGTGGATTTTAAGTTAGAGGTGTATGATAAGGAAACGGATAATGAAGCATTCAGTGATGCTCTAGATAGTGCAGGAATGGTTGCAAAAAACTATCAATCTGATGTCATATTATATAAGACAAAGGGAAATACGGTAGCAGGTGAGGAACCTGAACTAGAGGAAGTGGAATCTAGTAGTATTCGAGTGAATGAACCGCTAAAGTTTGAAAAGTTTGCTCTTTATCAGGTCAACTATAAACTCGATGAATTGTCTAAGATGTCATTTTTACTAACAAATAAAACTTCAGGGGAAACCTTTGGTGATATTACTATTAATTTGAACGACCCGGAAAAAATGTATGAACTTGATAACGGTTACTCAGTTGAACTAATGAGTTACTTCCCAGACTTTGAATTTGGTGAAGATGGGAATCCTACAACAAAGTCAAGAGTTCCAAATAATCCAGCTTTCGTATTTAAGATGTATTCACCAGAAAAACCTGAAGGAGAAGTTAGTTTCGTTGCCATCCAGCAAACGATTGAACCTTTAGGGGATAATGAATACAAGATGGCCTTCAATGGAATTGAGACAAAGGATGTGACTGGTCTCACCGTTCGTAAAGACTTAACTCTATGGATTATCGGACTGGGCGGGTTGATCTTCATGATTGGTGTGATTCAAGGTGCTTATTGGAACCATCGTCGTATATGGATTCAGCGTAAAGGTGACGAGGTTTGGGTAGCAGCACATACGAATAAAAACTGGTTTGGACTGAAAAGAGAAATACAGTTGGTTCTTACAGGGACAGAAATAAAAGAACCAATGGACCAATTGAAGGACAACCAGGTCGACGAGGGGGAAACAGATTGA
- the resA gene encoding thiol-disulfide oxidoreductase ResA, giving the protein MKKQRLLIRTVILLFLGAAVAYTLYANFTKDEVRKVEVGKKAPDFVLTDLDGEKHQLSDYEGEGVLLNFWATWCKPCEKEMPFLNNQYQEYKDQGVHVIAVNVGESNVAVSDFSKRYDLQFPIVTDKDSQVMTAYGVDPLPITFLIDKQGNVVEIHTGQIIAEADVKEMMEKIKP; this is encoded by the coding sequence ATGAAAAAGCAGAGGCTATTAATTCGAACGGTTATTTTACTGTTTCTTGGCGCTGCCGTTGCCTATACACTGTACGCCAATTTTACTAAGGATGAGGTTCGAAAGGTGGAGGTAGGGAAAAAAGCACCTGACTTTGTTCTAACCGATCTCGATGGGGAAAAACATCAGCTTTCCGATTATGAAGGAGAGGGTGTTCTGTTAAACTTTTGGGCAACATGGTGTAAACCTTGTGAAAAAGAAATGCCGTTTTTAAATAACCAATATCAAGAGTATAAAGATCAAGGGGTACATGTAATTGCAGTAAATGTTGGGGAATCAAATGTTGCTGTTTCTGATTTTTCAAAGCGCTATGATTTGCAATTTCCAATTGTTACAGACAAAGACAGTCAAGTAATGACAGCTTACGGAGTAGACCCCCTTCCCATCACATTTTTAATTGATAAACAAGGAAATGTGGTAGAAATACATACGGGGCAGATCATTGCGGAGGCTGATGTTAAAGAGATGATGGAGAAGATAAAACCATAG